ATCCATCAAATGTGTAGCAAAAGAATGCCTAAGAGTATGTGTATGAAAATCAGGATTTAATCCTGCAGCTTTTATATATTTTTTTGTAATATGTTGAATACTTCTGATTGATAATCTTTGACCTAAATTACTAAGAAAAAAAGCTTTTTCTTTTTTATTTTTAGAGCATCTTTTTTTTATATATTTTTCTAGTACTTTTTTTGTTTGATCAGCAAATATAGCTGATCTATATTTTTTACCTTTACCAAAAATTATTGCTTGATTGAGTTCAAAATCAATATCTTCTATATTTAAGCAATGGACTTCAGATACCCTTAGTCCGGCTGCGTAAATAATTTCAATAATAGCTTTATCTCTTACTCCTAATGTGCTGGATTCATCGATGCTATCTATTAATTTATCTATATCTTTTAGAGTTGCAATATCGGGTAATGTTTTTTCAACCTTAGGATTATTTATTTCATTAAGCAAATTTTTTTCAATATAATATTTGTCTACTAAAAAATCAAAAAATGATTTTAAGTTTGATACTATTCTTAGTACAGATTTTTTACTGTAAAGATTATTTATCTCGCTGATAAATTTTCTTAATAAATCTAAATCAATTTTCTTTCCATGATCTATCCCTAAAAAGTTAATAAATTTATTTATGTCATTATCTTTATTTCTAATTGTGTAGAAAGATAAGTTTTGATTTTCTTCAATATATAAATTTTTTAGAGTGATTATTTTTTTTTTATTTTTAAATATCATGATGTTAAATGATAATAAAAAAATAATAATCTTATAAGTGAAAAACTTAACGGATGAAAATAAAAATCACGTTAATGTATACATTTTTCTTTCATAGCTTTTTTAAGAGCTTCAATTGTTCTAGTTCTTCTTCTACCTGAACCAGCCCATGCACTCTCATCTGCTGTAACTTTACAATCTCTATCTTCACAAGCAAGAAAACCACCATCACCTTTTTTATTTCTAAATCTAATCCATATCATTCTAGGTAATTTTTCTAAGGAATTATCTAAAGATTTTTGACCTAGAGGCGGATCATTTTCTTGGAATTCTTCTCCAGTTTCTGAATTGATACAAGGTGTCTTTGATGAGCAGATAATATTTGTTCTTAAGAAATTATACTCACTAGGATTTCTTGGGTTTTCATCAGCTATTTTTTCATAATTATTCTTAATTGGCTCAAAGTTTTCCCAAAATGATTTTATAAATTCATTTCTACCAAGATTCCCATTTGATATTTGATCAAGATCATTTTCCATTTTTTCAGTAAATTTATAGTCCATTACACTTTCAGAAAAATGTTTTTTTAATTCTTCAACTAAAGCATTTCCAACTGGGCTTATATATATTGATCTATTAATAACCCAAACATATTTTTTTTCCTTGATTGTGTTTAATATGCTTGCATAGGTACTCGGTCTTCCAACTCCAAGTTCTTCCATAGTCTTTATTAATGAAGCTTCTGAATATCTTGGTGTGTGTTGGGTAAATTTTTGTTCTTTTAGGATGTCTTCTAGATCTACTAATTCATTTTCAGTCATATTGGGTACCTTATTTGATTCTTTTTGAGGAAATAGCTTTTTGAATCCCTCAAAAACCAATTCATCATACTCTGACATGAATTTATATTTTTCATTTTCAGATGAAGTTATTATTACAGTTTTTTTGTTTTGACTTTCTGCCATTTGACTGGCTACTGTTCTTTTCCAAATTAAGTCATATAGCTTGTACTGATCTTCACTTAACACATTTCTAATAGATTCTGGAGTCCTTGATATAGAAGTAGGTCTTATCGCTTCATGAGCTTCTTGTGCATTTGCAGATTTAGTTTTATATTTTGTTTGGCTATGATAATCATTCCCATAATTATTTTGGATAAAATTACCTACCTGGCTTAGTGAATCTTCTGATAAAACATTTGAGTCTGTTCTCATATATGTTATTAGGCCTTCTTCTCCATTACCCAAATCAATCCCTTGAAATAATTGCTGAGCTATTGACATCGTTCTAGATGGTGCCATTCTTAGTCTTGATGAAGCATCTTGTTGTAGGGAGCTTGTAGTAAATGGAGGTCTTGGCTTAGTTTTTCTAAGATTTGATTTAATAGATAAAATTTTATACTTAAGTTTTTCAATTTCTAATTGAATATTTTTTGCTTCAGCTTCATTTGATATCGTAAGATTTTTACCAGATACTCCTTCAATATCGTAAAGTTTGCCTTGGTAGGATTGTTTATTTTTAGAAAAATCACCAGTTATATTCCAATATTCTTGCGGAATAAATGCATTGATTTCATCTTCTTTATCCTTAATAATACTTACTGCAACAGATTGAACTCTTCCTACAGATAGTCTTTTAAGCCTCAGTAATGATGAGGTGAGCCCACTCAATGAAAAACCGACAAGCCTATCAACTAGTCTTCGACCAATATGAGCATCCACTAAATCCATATTTAATTTTCCTGCTTTTTCAAAAGCATCTTTTACAGCACTTTCAGTTATTTCATGAAAAACAACTCTCTTAAATTTTTCATCTGACTGCCCTTTTTCAATGAGCGCATTAGCAACATGAAAAGCTATACCTTCTCCTTCTCTATCAGGGTCAGCTGCTAGATAAATTTTCTCACAATTTTTTGCTAATTTGGATAGTTTATCAATCCTAGTTTTGGCTCCTTTTTCATATTCCCAAATCGGTTCAAAATCTTCATCTAATCCAACAACCGGGCCTGTATATTTTGCTTTATAGCCAGACTGCAAATTATTAATATGCCCAATAGACGCTTCAACTAAATATTCTTTACCTAAAAATCTTTGTAAGGTTTTTGCTTTAGTAGGAGATTCAACAATAACTAGATTTTTTGACAACTTTATACCTCAATTTAAGTAATTTTTTCTTGGGTTATTTATTATTATATATCAATATTAATATTAACTTTAGAAATCAAAAACTACAAAATAGGATTTTTCTTTTTTTATGGCGGAGAGGACAGGATTCGAACCTGCGGTACGCTTTAACGTACACACGCTTTCCAAGCGTGCTCATTAAGCCACTCTGACACCTCTCCATAAATTAAACCTTTAAAGGTAAATTTTTAATAAGTATGATATTATTATAAGTTATTAGTGAAAATGAAAAATTTGCCAATACATCATATTTTTGAAAAAATCTTTTTTGTTATTAATCAAATAAATCTATAAATGAAACCTTCGTCGATATTTAATATTTTCAAAAAACTAAATATAAATTTTTTTTCAAACAAATCACATATGGAAAAATTGATTGAAAAAGGCGTTCAAATTATAGATGTAAAAACAACATTTATTGATGAGACCGTTTCTATTGAAAAAGGCACTGTTGTCTTCCCATCAACTTATATTTTGGGAGAATCAAAAATTTCTACAAACTGTATAATTGGTCCCAACTCCGTAATTTCAAATTCAGAAATTTCAAGTAATAGTTCTGCTTTATATTCCATAATTTTAGATTCAAATGTAGGTAAAAATTCTAATATTGGTCCATATTCTTATGTGAGAAATAATTCATTTATAGAAGATAATGTTGAAATTGGAAATTTTGTTGAAGTAAAATCTTCCAAAATAGGAAGTTTTACAAAATCTAAGCACCTTTCTTATTTAGGAGATTTAGTAGTGGAAAATAATGTAAATCTTGGAGCAGGATTTGTTTCAGCTAATTTCGATGGTACTTCAAAAAACAAATCTAAAATAGAAAAAGATTCTTTCATAGGTTCAAACTCTACATTAGTTTCACCTTTGACAGTAGGTAAAAATACAATTATTGGAGCAGGATCTGTTGTCCTGAGAGATGTTCCAGAGGATACTACTGTTGCAGGGGTTCCCGCAAAAAAAATAGATCAGGAAGGTGAAATTGACGATTGATTTTATAGTCTATCTTCTTATATTTATTCTTTCAATATTAATATATGTTCTAATAAATTATTCTCTAAGTATTCTTGGCTACAGAACATTTGGGCTTACAAATGATGATTTTGATGATTCGGATATTGAAAAATATACTGAAAATACTTCAGATACACTTTCTTATGAAGCATACATCCTGGCTATCTTTATAAGAAATTTTATTATTTCAATTGGAGTAGGGTCATTTATTTTATTCATAGTAAGGTTAGGTTTTTTATCTGATCTTGAAAGCTATAAAATACTAATTGTTTCGTTATTTTATTTTTTTGTTCTAGTGATTTCTATAGTTATAACTAATAGAATTTTTTCTATACTTAATTCCAAATTATATTTTTTAGCAATTGGGGTTGGTAGATTTTTAGAAACTTTTTCAAGTATCCCAAAGTTTAAGGGATTTATAAGATATGTGGGTATTCCTACATCCACAGAGTCTAATGATGATGAAAAAGCAACTGCTACCTTGATAGAAACTCTAGATTTACTTGAATCAGATCAAATACCTGCTCATCAAGAAGACCTAAGAATGATTAGAGGAATCTTGAGAATGGATGATCTAAGAGTAAGTGAAATCATGAAACCTAGGCCTGATATTATTTCAGCTTCTATAGATGAATCAATCTCAAGTATTATTGAAAAAATGAAAGTAGGCGGTTACTCAAAAATACCAGTATATAATTCTGATCAAAATTCAATTAAAGGTGTTTTGTTTGCAAGAGATATCTTGAGCTTAGAAAAAGAAGAAATAGACAATCAAACCATATCATCATTATTGAGGCAACCACTATACATACCTGAATCCCAAAATTTAGAAACACTATTGAAAGAATTTCAAACACATAGTACATCAATTGGAATAGTTCTTGATGAGCATGGATCTGTATCAGGATTAGTAACTGTTACAGACTTAATTGAAGAAATAATTGGTGAGCTTGCTGATGAATTTGATGTAGATCCACCTGAAATACAAGAAATAAGACAAGGAATTTTTCTTCTTGATGCTACTTTATCAATTGATCAAATAAATAGAAAATTTAATCTTAAAATCGATAATGAAGGTATATCTACAATTGGCGGATTTATCTATTCTCAATTGGGAAGAATTCCATCTTCTGGAGATGTTGTTGAAACTAATGACGCATTTATCACAGTTAGGTCAGTTGTTGGAAGAAGAATTAAGAGAGTCTCTCTTACATTGAAATAAAAAAAACTCCCTGACATTACGTCAGGGAGTTTCATAGTTATCTATTTTTTATGGGGTTTAGTCTCCTGGAACAGCATCAACAACAATAGCAGATACGTTAGCAATATTTCCACCGCCAGAAGCTTGAATAGCAATTGGAAAAACTCCATTACCATCATCATCTAACCATGAGAATGAACTTGTTGAAAGGGAAATTGTTTCTTCGAAAGATCCTGCACCATCTGATGTTAGTGAAGAAACTCCAGATTTATCAACACCAACGACATTTACTCTGAATCCACTGGAATTCACTGCAGATATAGTTATTTCCACATTGGGTGAAAATCCTGATCCTGCTAGATGAATATCGAGTTCATCAGCACTTCTATGCCACTCAATAGTTGATGAACCATCGCTTCCAAATGCTGAAAGTCCAGACGTTGAACCAGCTTTTCCTTCTGGACCAGCAGGTCCTTCAGGTCCCGGTTCTCCAGCAGGTCCTTGAGGCCCTGGGTTACCTGGTGATCCTGGTTCTCCTGGTAGTCCTGGTGCTCCTGGTGCTCCTGGTTCTCCTGAAATACCTGGAAGTCCAGGCAATCCTGCTGGACCAGCTGCTCCATCAGCTCCAGCACATGCGAACATGAATAATGACACACCTAAGAGAGAAATTATCATTAATAATTTATGGTATTGACCTTTCATTTGGTTACCCCTTCTGTAAATAACTTGACTGATTTAGTTTATGATCGCTACATCAGCTTTAGTTTTATTAAAAATTTATTTATATCAATATACCTTAGTATTATACACAGATGACCGAATTAGTCATTATATAAAAATACATTAATGCACATTAATAAAAGATTAAATTATAAATCTAACCTATATAGATCATATTTGTACAAGATTGTCGATGTCAAGTAAACTTAGTACAGATTGTGTTAACTTTTTGAAAAAAAAGATTAAATTGAGACTTTTTGAATGACACCTGCTCAAATATTCCGTGATATCATTTTCAAGTAAATTAAAAAAAGTAATAAAAATATTAAGAAAGGTATAGTCCCTATAGTAACTATAAATCTTTTCAGGAAATAGGGTAGTAAATAAATTGGAAAACGATCCATCTATAATAAAATTATTAAAGCATGATAAAGACACTGGTTCATCAGAGGCTCAAATAATCTCAATGACTAGTAGGATCAATCAACTTAACGAACACTTCAAGACTCATAAACACGACCAATCATCAAGACGTGGACTCATAAAAATCGTAGGCAAAAGGCGCAGGCTTCTTAAGTATTTAAGAGAAAATGATTCTCCAAAGTATGATGAAGTAGTAAAGACTTTAAATCTAAGAAGATAAAAGTCTTATTATTAAAATCCAATATTATAATAATTAAATTTCCTAATTTCTGTTAAATCTTACTAAAGTGTAGGGGTTAAGTTTTAGAAAATGTCAGATGTTAAAAATTATTCTTTAGATATTCATGGGAAAAAAATTGAAGTAGAAATAGGTAAGGTTGCGAATTTAGCTAATGGATCCTGTGTGATTACATTAGGAGAGACTGTAATTCTAGCGACATCGTCAGCAAATAAAGTTGCTAAGGAAGGTGTAGATTTCTTGCCTCTAACAGTTGATGTGCAAGAAAAAGCATACGCACTAGGTAAATTACCTGGTGGTTTTTTTAAAAGAGAAGGTCGTCCTACAACTGATGCGACACTTGTGTGTAGATTAATTGACAGGCCACTAAGGCCTCTGTTTCCAAAAAGTTATCATAATGATACTCAAATTATAATTAGTGTTCTTTCATCAGATGAAACAAATCCTTATGACGCTTTGGGTATAATTGGCTCATCTCTATCCCTAGCTATATCAGATATTCCTTACTCAGATCCTGTTGGAGCTTGTGTTATAGGCTTAATTGACGATGAGTTAATAGTTAATCCAACTTATGAAGAGCTTCAAGTAAGCAAATTAAATCTTACAGTTGCAGGTACAGAAGATGCAATTATGATGGTAGAATCTGGCTCAGAATTTGTTTCAGAGTCTTTACTTTTGGATGCTTTGAAACTAGCTCAGGATG
This sequence is a window from Dehalococcoidia bacterium. Protein-coding genes within it:
- a CDS encoding tyrosine-type recombinase/integrase, with product MIFKNKKKIITLKNLYIEENQNLSFYTIRNKDNDINKFINFLGIDHGKKIDLDLLRKFISEINNLYSKKSVLRIVSNLKSFFDFLVDKYYIEKNLLNEINNPKVEKTLPDIATLKDIDKLIDSIDESSTLGVRDKAIIEIIYAAGLRVSEVHCLNIEDIDFELNQAIIFGKGKKYRSAIFADQTKKVLEKYIKKRCSKNKKEKAFFLSNLGQRLSIRSIQHITKKYIKAAGLNPDFHTHTLRHSFATHLMDGGADIRVVQELLGHSSPKTTEIYTHISLEKSREIYTKAHPKA
- the topA gene encoding type I DNA topoisomerase — its product is MSKNLVIVESPTKAKTLQRFLGKEYLVEASIGHINNLQSGYKAKYTGPVVGLDEDFEPIWEYEKGAKTRIDKLSKLAKNCEKIYLAADPDREGEGIAFHVANALIEKGQSDEKFKRVVFHEITESAVKDAFEKAGKLNMDLVDAHIGRRLVDRLVGFSLSGLTSSLLRLKRLSVGRVQSVAVSIIKDKEDEINAFIPQEYWNITGDFSKNKQSYQGKLYDIEGVSGKNLTISNEAEAKNIQLEIEKLKYKILSIKSNLRKTKPRPPFTTSSLQQDASSRLRMAPSRTMSIAQQLFQGIDLGNGEEGLITYMRTDSNVLSEDSLSQVGNFIQNNYGNDYHSQTKYKTKSANAQEAHEAIRPTSISRTPESIRNVLSEDQYKLYDLIWKRTVASQMAESQNKKTVIITSSENEKYKFMSEYDELVFEGFKKLFPQKESNKVPNMTENELVDLEDILKEQKFTQHTPRYSEASLIKTMEELGVGRPSTYASILNTIKEKKYVWVINRSIYISPVGNALVEELKKHFSESVMDYKFTEKMENDLDQISNGNLGRNEFIKSFWENFEPIKNNYEKIADENPRNPSEYNFLRTNIICSSKTPCINSETGEEFQENDPPLGQKSLDNSLEKLPRMIWIRFRNKKGDGGFLACEDRDCKVTADESAWAGSGRRRTRTIEALKKAMKEKCIH
- a CDS encoding CBS domain-containing protein: MKLTIDFIVYLLIFILSILIYVLINYSLSILGYRTFGLTNDDFDDSDIEKYTENTSDTLSYEAYILAIFIRNFIISIGVGSFILFIVRLGFLSDLESYKILIVSLFYFFVLVISIVITNRIFSILNSKLYFLAIGVGRFLETFSSIPKFKGFIRYVGIPTSTESNDDEKATATLIETLDLLESDQIPAHQEDLRMIRGILRMDDLRVSEIMKPRPDIISASIDESISSIIEKMKVGGYSKIPVYNSDQNSIKGVLFARDILSLEKEEIDNQTISSLLRQPLYIPESQNLETLLKEFQTHSTSIGIVLDEHGSVSGLVTVTDLIEEIIGELADEFDVDPPEIQEIRQGIFLLDATLSIDQINRKFNLKIDNEGISTIGGFIYSQLGRIPSSGDVVETNDAFITVRSVVGRRIKRVSLTLK
- a CDS encoding collagen-like protein, with the protein product MKGQYHKLLMIISLLGVSLFMFACAGADGAAGPAGLPGLPGISGEPGAPGAPGLPGEPGSPGNPGPQGPAGEPGPEGPAGPEGKAGSTSGLSAFGSDGSSTIEWHRSADELDIHLAGSGFSPNVEITISAVNSSGFRVNVVGVDKSGVSSLTSDGAGSFEETISLSTSSFSWLDDDGNGVFPIAIQASGGGNIANVSAIVVDAVPGD
- the rpsO gene encoding 30S ribosomal protein S15 yields the protein MENDPSIIKLLKHDKDTGSSEAQIISMTSRINQLNEHFKTHKHDQSSRRGLIKIVGKRRRLLKYLRENDSPKYDEVVKTLNLRR